The Lycium ferocissimum isolate CSIRO_LF1 chromosome 10, AGI_CSIRO_Lferr_CH_V1, whole genome shotgun sequence genome window below encodes:
- the LOC132033680 gene encoding uncharacterized protein LOC132033680 isoform X1 produces the protein MQRIPATIEEQLLSKAIKEECPWENLPKRLQATLNSREDWHRRIIEHCIKKRLMWNTCFARKVCREAEYYEEMLRYLRRNLALFPYHLAEYVCRVMRVSPFRYYCDMIFEVMKNEQPYDSIPNFSAADALRLTGIGRNEFIDIMNKCRSKKIMWKLNKSIAKELLPTQPVDFVIEPWWGVCLVNFTLEEFKKLTEEETATIDKICKEEASSFILFDPEIVKGLHRRGLVYFDVPVYPDDRFKVSRLEGFVSNREQSYEDPIEELLYAVFVVSSENSTVAELAATLQADLSQLQAAASFACRLGWAVKLIDPASILQDLNVPGSPKSLLSDEEDGSRASLGSANVSADGSPFQQVDIPWTENNSRTSGYARVAFLVDANITSYLMMGSVSPGLKSHAVTLYEAGKLGHASIADLCKDLGTLEGTKFEGELQEFANHAFSLRCVLECLTSGGVPAEEIEKTGTMSSRSEDANSMAKDISLSEKSEDNPKDMSELNDEDLLNSVTPKVPKNEEILSGTKSEETNQSYWELKQEISSETDEKSVSADNLDADKVVKKQIKYRVDILRCESLAALSPATLDRLFLRDYDIVVSMVPLPPSSVLPGPKGPVHFGPPSHSSMTPWMKLVLYSATAFGPLSVVLMKGHVLRMLPAPLAGCEKALLWSWDGSSIGGLGGKPEGNLVKGSILLHCINSLIKHSAVLVLPLSRYDLDEAGKVVTLDIPLPLKNSDGSTAQVAEELGLSSKETSNLNSLLACLSNKLNFWTIGFIRLLRLYKDRVQENSAPDDEKYEWVPLSVEFGIPLFSPKLCNSICKRLVSSQLLQTDLFGEHHDAMQELRKKLRDVCAEYQATGPTAKLLYQKEQPKESSRHLMTYASGRWNPIVDPSSPISGVSSEHHRLKLAHRQRSRTEVLSFDGNILRSYALTPVYEAATRPVEESPSVTTAKVEKDDAENKEEIYPGVNLLFDGSELRPFEIGSCLQARQPVSLIAEASATSAIFSVK, from the exons ATGCAGCGAATACCGGCTACAATTGAGGAACAGTTGTTATCAAAAGCAATCAAAGAAGAATGTCCATGGGAGAATCTTCCGAAACGGCTTCAAGCCACATTAAATTCCAGAGAAGATTGGCACAGAAG GATAATTGAACATTGCATAAAGAAGAGACTCATGTGGAATACTTGCTTTGCTCGTAAAGTGTGTAGAGAAGCTGAATACTATGAAGAAATGTTGCGGTATCTCCGAAGGAACTTGGCG CTTTTTCCATATCACCTTGCCGAGTACGTTTGCCGTGTCATGAGGGTGTCTCCTTTCAGATACTACTGTGACATGATTTTTGAAGTCATGAAAAATG aACAACCCTATGACAGCATCCCAAATTTTAGTGCTGCAGATGCCTTACGGCTTACTGGAATTGGAAGAAATGAATTTATTGACATCATGAACAAGTGCAGATCTAAG AAAATTATGTGGAAGCTAAACAAATCAATAGCGAAAGAACTATTGCCTACACAACCAGTGGACTTTGTTATTGAGCCATGGTGGGGAGTTTGTCTTGTCAACTTTACCCTAGAAGAATTCAAG AAACTGACTGAAGAAGAAACGGCAACAATAGATAAAATCTGCAAGGAAGAAGCAAGCTCTTTCATTCTTTTCGATCCTGAAATTGTAAAGGGGCTTCATCGACGAGGACTAGTCTATTTTGATGTTCCTGTCTATCCTGATGATCGTTTTAAAG TTTCAAGGCTCGAAGGATTTGTATCGAACCGAGAGCAGTCCTATGAAGATCCAATTGAGGA GTTGCTGTATGCTGTTTTTGTGGTTTCAAGTGAGAATTCAACTGTTGCTGAATTGGCTGCAACATTACAGGCCGATCTTTCTCAACTTCAAGCAGCTGCATCTTTTGCTTGCCGATTGGGTTGGGCTGTCAAACTAATAGACCCAGCATCTATTCTGCAAGACCTTAATGTTCCAGGGTCACCTAAGAGCCTTCTGAGTGACGAGGAAGATGGTTCTCGTGCCAGCTTGGGCTCGGCAAACGTGTCCGCTGATGGCAGTCCTTTTCAGCAAGTAGACATTCCATGGACAGAAAATAATAGCAGGACTTCTGGTTATGCTCGGGTTGCTTTTCTTGTTGATGCTAATATAACCTCTTATCTTATGATGGGATCTGTATCACCAG GTCTAAAATCCCATGCGGTGACTTTGTATGAAGCGGGAAAACTAGGTCATGCTAGTATAGCAGATCTTTGTAAAGATTTGGGCACACTCGAGGGGACAAAATTTGAAGGTGAACTGCAAGAGTTTGCCAATCATGCGTTTAGCCTTCGGTGCGTCCTGGAATGTCTAACATCAGGTGGGGTTCCAGCTGAAGAAATAGAAAAGACCGGCACTATGTCTTCAAGAAGTGAGGATGCTAATTCAATGGCAAAGGATATTTCATTGTCTGAAAAATCAGAAGATAACCCTAAAGATATGTCTgagctaaatgatgaagatttgcTAAATTCTGTAACACCCAAAGTGCCTAAGAATGAAGAAATTCTATCAGGAACAAAATCTGAAGAAACAAATCAATCATACTGGGAGTTAAAACAGGAGATCAGTTCTGAGACTGATGAGAAATCAGTATCTGCTGACAACTTAGATGCTGATAAAGTGGTGAAGAAACAGATAAAATACCGCGTGGATATACTCCGCTGTGAAAGCTTGGCTGCTCTGTCACCGGCTACTTTAGATCGTCTGTTTCTGCGTGACTATGACATCGTCGTATCCATGGTTCCCCTTCCCCCTTCTTCAGTTTTGCCTGGACCAAAAGGCCCCGTTCATTTTGGACCTCCCTCCCATTCGTCTATGACACCCTGGATGAAATTGGTGCTATATTCTGCTACAGCTTTTGGACCTCTATCAGTTGTTCTGATGAAAGGTCACGTGTTAAGAATGCTTCCTGCGCCATTAGCTGGCTGTGAGAAAGCACTTCTATGGTCATGGGATGGATCTTCCATTGGAGGTTTGGGAGGGAAGCCTGAAGGGAATTTGGTAAAAGGAAGTATACTTTTACATTGTATAAACTCACTAATCAAGCATTCTGCTGTCCTTGTGCTTCCCCTCAGCAGATATGATCTTGATGAGGCAGGAAAAGTTGTTACTTTGGATATTCCCCTGCCCTTGAAGAACTCTGACGGTTCAACAGCTCAAGTAGCAGAGGAACTAGGATTGTCCTCCAAAGAAACTTCCAATCTGAATTCGCTATTAGCTTGTCTGtctaacaaacttaatttttgGACTATTGGTTTTATTCGCCTGTTAAGACTTTACAAAGATAGAGTCCAAGAAAATAGTGCACCTGATGATGAGAAGTATGAATGGGTTCCACTAAGTGTAGAATTTGGTATTCCACTGTTTAGTCCAAAGTTGTGCAATAGTATATGCAAGAGATTAGTTTCATCACAACTACTCCAAACAGATTTATTTGGAGAGCAccatgatgcaatgcaagaGTTAAGAAAGAAATTGCGAGATGTTTGTGCTGAGTATCAGGCCACAGGTCCAACAGCGAAGCTCCTTTACCAGAAAGAGCAGCCAAAGGAATCATCCCGGCATCTTATGACCTATGCAAGTGGAAGGTGGAACCCCATTGTTGATCCTTCTTCTCCTATTTCTGGTGTCTCTAGCGAACACCACAGACTAAAACTTGCCCATCGACAGCGATCTCGAACAGAAGTTCTGAGTTTTGATGGCAATATTCTGAG ATCATATGCTCTGACCCCCGTTTACGAGGCTGCCACCAGGCCGGTTGAGGAATCTCCCTCAGTAACTACTGCTAAggttgaaaaagatgatgcTGAGAATAAAGAAGAGATTTATCCTGGTGTAAACCTTCTATTTGATGGATCTGAGCTGCGTCCATTTGAGATAGGTTCTTGTTTGCAGGCTCGTCAACCTGTGTCTTTAATTGCTGAGGCCTCTGCAACATCTGCTATTTTTTCAGTCAAATAG
- the LOC132033680 gene encoding uncharacterized protein LOC132033680 isoform X2 produces the protein MMNAEQPYDSIPNFSAADALRLTGIGRNEFIDIMNKCRSKKIMWKLNKSIAKELLPTQPVDFVIEPWWGVCLVNFTLEEFKKLTEEETATIDKICKEEASSFILFDPEIVKGLHRRGLVYFDVPVYPDDRFKVSRLEGFVSNREQSYEDPIEELLYAVFVVSSENSTVAELAATLQADLSQLQAAASFACRLGWAVKLIDPASILQDLNVPGSPKSLLSDEEDGSRASLGSANVSADGSPFQQVDIPWTENNSRTSGYARVAFLVDANITSYLMMGSVSPGLKSHAVTLYEAGKLGHASIADLCKDLGTLEGTKFEGELQEFANHAFSLRCVLECLTSGGVPAEEIEKTGTMSSRSEDANSMAKDISLSEKSEDNPKDMSELNDEDLLNSVTPKVPKNEEILSGTKSEETNQSYWELKQEISSETDEKSVSADNLDADKVVKKQIKYRVDILRCESLAALSPATLDRLFLRDYDIVVSMVPLPPSSVLPGPKGPVHFGPPSHSSMTPWMKLVLYSATAFGPLSVVLMKGHVLRMLPAPLAGCEKALLWSWDGSSIGGLGGKPEGNLVKGSILLHCINSLIKHSAVLVLPLSRYDLDEAGKVVTLDIPLPLKNSDGSTAQVAEELGLSSKETSNLNSLLACLSNKLNFWTIGFIRLLRLYKDRVQENSAPDDEKYEWVPLSVEFGIPLFSPKLCNSICKRLVSSQLLQTDLFGEHHDAMQELRKKLRDVCAEYQATGPTAKLLYQKEQPKESSRHLMTYASGRWNPIVDPSSPISGVSSEHHRLKLAHRQRSRTEVLSFDGNILRSYALTPVYEAATRPVEESPSVTTAKVEKDDAENKEEIYPGVNLLFDGSELRPFEIGSCLQARQPVSLIAEASATSAIFSVK, from the exons atgatgaatgcagaACAACCCTATGACAGCATCCCAAATTTTAGTGCTGCAGATGCCTTACGGCTTACTGGAATTGGAAGAAATGAATTTATTGACATCATGAACAAGTGCAGATCTAAG AAAATTATGTGGAAGCTAAACAAATCAATAGCGAAAGAACTATTGCCTACACAACCAGTGGACTTTGTTATTGAGCCATGGTGGGGAGTTTGTCTTGTCAACTTTACCCTAGAAGAATTCAAG AAACTGACTGAAGAAGAAACGGCAACAATAGATAAAATCTGCAAGGAAGAAGCAAGCTCTTTCATTCTTTTCGATCCTGAAATTGTAAAGGGGCTTCATCGACGAGGACTAGTCTATTTTGATGTTCCTGTCTATCCTGATGATCGTTTTAAAG TTTCAAGGCTCGAAGGATTTGTATCGAACCGAGAGCAGTCCTATGAAGATCCAATTGAGGA GTTGCTGTATGCTGTTTTTGTGGTTTCAAGTGAGAATTCAACTGTTGCTGAATTGGCTGCAACATTACAGGCCGATCTTTCTCAACTTCAAGCAGCTGCATCTTTTGCTTGCCGATTGGGTTGGGCTGTCAAACTAATAGACCCAGCATCTATTCTGCAAGACCTTAATGTTCCAGGGTCACCTAAGAGCCTTCTGAGTGACGAGGAAGATGGTTCTCGTGCCAGCTTGGGCTCGGCAAACGTGTCCGCTGATGGCAGTCCTTTTCAGCAAGTAGACATTCCATGGACAGAAAATAATAGCAGGACTTCTGGTTATGCTCGGGTTGCTTTTCTTGTTGATGCTAATATAACCTCTTATCTTATGATGGGATCTGTATCACCAG GTCTAAAATCCCATGCGGTGACTTTGTATGAAGCGGGAAAACTAGGTCATGCTAGTATAGCAGATCTTTGTAAAGATTTGGGCACACTCGAGGGGACAAAATTTGAAGGTGAACTGCAAGAGTTTGCCAATCATGCGTTTAGCCTTCGGTGCGTCCTGGAATGTCTAACATCAGGTGGGGTTCCAGCTGAAGAAATAGAAAAGACCGGCACTATGTCTTCAAGAAGTGAGGATGCTAATTCAATGGCAAAGGATATTTCATTGTCTGAAAAATCAGAAGATAACCCTAAAGATATGTCTgagctaaatgatgaagatttgcTAAATTCTGTAACACCCAAAGTGCCTAAGAATGAAGAAATTCTATCAGGAACAAAATCTGAAGAAACAAATCAATCATACTGGGAGTTAAAACAGGAGATCAGTTCTGAGACTGATGAGAAATCAGTATCTGCTGACAACTTAGATGCTGATAAAGTGGTGAAGAAACAGATAAAATACCGCGTGGATATACTCCGCTGTGAAAGCTTGGCTGCTCTGTCACCGGCTACTTTAGATCGTCTGTTTCTGCGTGACTATGACATCGTCGTATCCATGGTTCCCCTTCCCCCTTCTTCAGTTTTGCCTGGACCAAAAGGCCCCGTTCATTTTGGACCTCCCTCCCATTCGTCTATGACACCCTGGATGAAATTGGTGCTATATTCTGCTACAGCTTTTGGACCTCTATCAGTTGTTCTGATGAAAGGTCACGTGTTAAGAATGCTTCCTGCGCCATTAGCTGGCTGTGAGAAAGCACTTCTATGGTCATGGGATGGATCTTCCATTGGAGGTTTGGGAGGGAAGCCTGAAGGGAATTTGGTAAAAGGAAGTATACTTTTACATTGTATAAACTCACTAATCAAGCATTCTGCTGTCCTTGTGCTTCCCCTCAGCAGATATGATCTTGATGAGGCAGGAAAAGTTGTTACTTTGGATATTCCCCTGCCCTTGAAGAACTCTGACGGTTCAACAGCTCAAGTAGCAGAGGAACTAGGATTGTCCTCCAAAGAAACTTCCAATCTGAATTCGCTATTAGCTTGTCTGtctaacaaacttaatttttgGACTATTGGTTTTATTCGCCTGTTAAGACTTTACAAAGATAGAGTCCAAGAAAATAGTGCACCTGATGATGAGAAGTATGAATGGGTTCCACTAAGTGTAGAATTTGGTATTCCACTGTTTAGTCCAAAGTTGTGCAATAGTATATGCAAGAGATTAGTTTCATCACAACTACTCCAAACAGATTTATTTGGAGAGCAccatgatgcaatgcaagaGTTAAGAAAGAAATTGCGAGATGTTTGTGCTGAGTATCAGGCCACAGGTCCAACAGCGAAGCTCCTTTACCAGAAAGAGCAGCCAAAGGAATCATCCCGGCATCTTATGACCTATGCAAGTGGAAGGTGGAACCCCATTGTTGATCCTTCTTCTCCTATTTCTGGTGTCTCTAGCGAACACCACAGACTAAAACTTGCCCATCGACAGCGATCTCGAACAGAAGTTCTGAGTTTTGATGGCAATATTCTGAG ATCATATGCTCTGACCCCCGTTTACGAGGCTGCCACCAGGCCGGTTGAGGAATCTCCCTCAGTAACTACTGCTAAggttgaaaaagatgatgcTGAGAATAAAGAAGAGATTTATCCTGGTGTAAACCTTCTATTTGATGGATCTGAGCTGCGTCCATTTGAGATAGGTTCTTGTTTGCAGGCTCGTCAACCTGTGTCTTTAATTGCTGAGGCCTCTGCAACATCTGCTATTTTTTCAGTCAAATAG